The stretch of DNA CTGCGCGAATTGCACAGCCATCCTGGCCGACCGCCATCCGGATGTGCTGGAAATGGATGCCGCTTCCCGCACCGGCGTGGACGATGTGCGCGAGATCATCGAGGCGACGCGTTTTCGCCCGATGCAAGCGCGGATGAAAGTTTTCATCATCGACGAGGTGCATATGCTCTCGCGCAATGCGTTCAATGCATTGCTCAAGACGCTGGAAGAGCCGCCTGCGCAGGTGACGTTCATTTTCGCGACGACGGAATTGCGCAAAGTCCCGGTCACGGTGCTGTCGCGCTGCCAACGCTTCGATATGCGCCGTGTGCCGCAGGAACTTCTGGCGCAGCATTTCGGGCGAATCGCGGAAAAGGAAGGCGCGCATTTCTCTGAAGATGCCCTAGCGCTGATCGCCCGCGCGGCCGATGGTTCGGTGCGCGATGGGCTTTCGCTTCTCGATCAGGCCATCGCGCAGGGCGAAGGCGAGGGCGCTGCCTGCGTCGAAGCGCCCATGGTGGCCGATATGCTCGGTTTGGCCGACCGGCAATTGGTGTTCGATCTTCTGGACGCGATCATGCGCGGACGCACGGACGCGGCGCTGGACATCACGGGACAGACCTATGCACGCGGGGCGGATCTGGGCGTCTTGCTGACGGATCTGCTGGAGTTGCTACATACGGTTTCCCGTCTCAAGGCCATTCCCGCTTTGCGCGATAGTCGGGAGTTGCCGGAGGCGGAACGCCAGCGCGGTAGCGAGTTCGCCGATCGTCTTTCCGTTGCGACATTGGGTCGGGCCTGGCAGATGCTGCTGAAGGGGTTGAACGAGGTCGAGGCCGCACCTGACCGGCGTAGTGCTGCCGAAATGGTGCTGATCCGGCTTTGCCACGCCAGCACCTTGCCGACGCCCGATCAATTGGCGCGTCGTCTGGCTTCCGGAGTGTCGGAAATATCGGCATCTGGCGGTGAACGCCCTGACGATGGCGGCGGGACGAACGCCATGGCTTCCACCTCCTTGCCGCAAGGGCAAGAAGGTAGCGGCCCGCGCGCTTCCTTGAGGCTCGTGGCGAATGGTGGAGTGGTTTACGAACAGCCGCCACAGCTTGCGCCCGAGCCGCAACTGACCGCACCGGATTCCACGCCGCAAAGCGAAGAGAGCGAGAATTTGCCGCCCTTGCGCTCATGGCGTGAGATGGTGGCGTTTGTCGGGCGTGTTTCCGAGCCGATTCTGCACGGCATCTTGCGCAATGGCGCGCATTTGGTGCGTTTCGCGCCGCCAGAAGTGGCGATTCGGATGCAGGAAGGCACGCCGCCTCGCACCGAAGCGCGGTTGCAGGCGCTGTTGGAGCGTTATTATCCCGGCACATGGCGCATCGTTCCTTCGCGTGAGGAAGGCGAGCCGACGATCGATGAGCAGGGCGCGGAGGTCATCGAACTTCGGCGTCAGGAATTGCATGCCCATCCGTTGTTGAAGGCGATTTTGGAAGCGTTTCCGGACGCCTCCGTGGGTGAGCCGCGCGATATGTCGCTCGATGAATATGGTTTGCCGCCGGAAGAATTGGAGGAAGTCACCCAATTCGGCGGCGGAGATGATGTGCCGGACCTGGAATTCGCACCTTTGGATGCTGATCTTCTGGACGATGACGATATGCGGGACCATGAAGGCCCCGGCTATTAGTGGAGAAATAATGTGAAGAACTTGGCAGGCCTGATGAAGCAGGCATCGCAAATGCAGGCTAAGATGGAAGAGGTGCAGAACAGCCTGAATGCGCTGACCGTGGAAGGGGCCGCTGGCGCCGGACTGGTGAGCGTGACCCTGACGGGTAAGGGCGATATGCGTGCAATTCGGATTGATCCGAAATTGGCCGATCCGAATGAAGTCGAGATGTTGCAAGACCTGATCATGGCCGCTTTCGCCGATGCGCGTGCTAAGGTCGAGACTGCGAACGCTGAAGAAATGCGCAAGGTGACGGGTGGTCTCGATCTTCCTGCGGGCCTGAAATTCCCGTTCTGACATCATGAATCACCGCATGGGCGGCGGCGATGTGGAGCGTCTGATTCAGATGCTCTCGCGTTTGCCGGGCTTGGGGCCACGCTCGGCCCGCCGGGCGGCGCTAAGCCTGTTGCGCCAACCTCAGACAAAACTGCTGCCGCTTGCGCATGCGATGGAGGCCGCCGCGCAAAGCGTGCGCACATGCTCGGTCTGCGGCACGCTTGACAGCACCGATCCTTGCTCGATCTGTTCGGACCCACAACGCGATCATGGCTTGATCTGCGTCGTGGAGAATGTCGGGGATTTATGGGCGTTGGAGCGCAGCATGGTGCATCGCGGCACTTACCAAGTGCTGGGTGGCACGCTGTCCGCTTTAGGCGGCGTCGGGCCAGACGATCTGAACACGGCGTCGCTCTTTGCGCGTGTTGCGGGCGGTCAGGTGCGCGAGGTCATTCTGGCGCTGGGCGCAACCGTCGAGGGGGCCACAACGGCGCATTGGCTTCAGGAACGCCTCATATCGAGCGGTGTGGCGATCACGCGCGTCGGGCATGGCGTGCCGATCGGCGGCGCGTTGGATGTGCTGGATGACGGCACATTGGCCGCAGCGCTTTCGGCCCGGAGACCTGCGTGATGGACTGGCCGATCCCTGCCGACATACCGCGCGCTGCTCTCGTGACGGGCGGGGCCAAGCGGATCGGACGCGCTATGGTCGAAGCGTTAGCGGCGCAGGGATTTGCCGTCGCCATTCACTATCGTTCCAGCCGAAAGGAAGCGGAGGCGCTGCTTGCCGATATCGGTGGGCGCGGGTGCGTCGTTGAAGCGGATTTGGCGCAGGAAGCGGAAGTTCTGTCCTTGGCTGCAACGGTTGAGCGTGAACTCGGCCCGATGGGCGTCTTGGTCAATAATGCTTCGGTTTTCGAGCGGGACGAATGGAACGATACTACCCGCGAATCGTGGGATCGGCATTTGGAACCAAATCTGCGTGCGCCATTCGTGCTGACTCAGGCCTTCGCAAATAGTTTGCCGAAGGAAGCGCACGGTATGGTGTTGAATATTCTGGACCAGCGCGTCTGGAATCTGACGCCGCATTTCATCAGCTACACTGTTTCCAAGTCGGCGTTGTGGACGCTGACTCAATCGCTCGCTTTAGCGCTGGCGCCGCGGATTCGGGTCAATGCCATCGGTCCCGGTCCTGTTTTGCCGGCGCCGGGGCAGAGTGACGCGCATTTCAACACGATGCGCGACAAAACTCCGCTCGGCATCGGCGCGACACCGGAAGAGATCGCGCGCGCGGCGCTTTCCTTGCTGTGTTTGCCGTCCGTCACAGGGCAGATGGTGGCATTGGATGGCGGCCAACATCTACAATGGCGGGCCTGATTATTTGAGCACGGCTTCTTGGTAGTTTTCTTCGACCAACGAAATCGGTGCATCGTCCGAGGCGCGGCGCAGTAAGGCGCGGTTCCGCAGAATCGTGCCGGATGGCAAATTCGTCGAACTCGTCTGTAAAGCCTCGCGACGAAAATGCAGCGCTGCCACCGCACGCCCGAACGGGATGTGGGTGGTCGTCAGAATATGCACCATCTCCGGCGTCAGCCGACTCGGCACATACCAATTCCAGGCTTCCGAGAGCAGAAGCGTGCCGCATTGCAGCCTGACATGTCGTACGCCAATCGGTTCGTCGGGGGCGACAGCAAGAATGGATCGAATGTCGGGGCTTATCGTGTCCTCGCGCTCTACCGGCAGGACGATGGCCTGCATCGTCGTGCCAGGGCGGAGGCGGTCGCAATGCGCCTGAAGAACAGCCGTCGCGCTAGGTTGAGCGGCCAATTCCTTTTGAAAGTCGGACGTGGAGGGTTCCATGCAACCTGCCAGCGCGAAGCACCAAAGAAAAAGGCCGGGGAGACCGGCCTTTTTCGTCGAGATCAATTCTCGTGCTCGTCGTTGTCCGTGTTGACTTCGATATCCGTGCTGAGATCGTCGTCGTCATCATCGAGGTCGGACGTGTCTTCCATGACATCGTCGCCGCTGTCGTCATCCGTATCCAGATCGACATCGACGTCCTCGTCGTTTTGATCCTTCGCGTCACTCTTGACCTGATCCGGCGGCACTTCGCCACCGCGCTTGGGCCGGGGAAGATCCGTCGGTTGTTCCGTGCCGCATTTGGGGCAGATCGCCGGGACGCGATTCAGGTCGTAGAAACGTGCACCGCACGAGACGCAAACACGTTTCAGACCGAGTTCTGGTGTTGCCATGATAAAGCCTGTCGATCCTGAACCG from Kozakia baliensis encodes:
- a CDS encoding DNA polymerase III subunit gamma/tau, translated to MNGSDLDHSSPDDMPLPPNEGGGFFDAPEPAAPPSATPYRVLARKYRPQNFDDLIGQDATVRILRRAFQLGRVAHAFMLTGVRGVGKTTTARIIARALNCIGVDGKGGPTAEPCGVCANCTAILADRHPDVLEMDAASRTGVDDVREIIEATRFRPMQARMKVFIIDEVHMLSRNAFNALLKTLEEPPAQVTFIFATTELRKVPVTVLSRCQRFDMRRVPQELLAQHFGRIAEKEGAHFSEDALALIARAADGSVRDGLSLLDQAIAQGEGEGAACVEAPMVADMLGLADRQLVFDLLDAIMRGRTDAALDITGQTYARGADLGVLLTDLLELLHTVSRLKAIPALRDSRELPEAERQRGSEFADRLSVATLGRAWQMLLKGLNEVEAAPDRRSAAEMVLIRLCHASTLPTPDQLARRLASGVSEISASGGERPDDGGGTNAMASTSLPQGQEGSGPRASLRLVANGGVVYEQPPQLAPEPQLTAPDSTPQSEESENLPPLRSWREMVAFVGRVSEPILHGILRNGAHLVRFAPPEVAIRMQEGTPPRTEARLQALLERYYPGTWRIVPSREEGEPTIDEQGAEVIELRRQELHAHPLLKAILEAFPDASVGEPRDMSLDEYGLPPEELEEVTQFGGGDDVPDLEFAPLDADLLDDDDMRDHEGPGY
- a CDS encoding YbaB/EbfC family nucleoid-associated protein is translated as MKNLAGLMKQASQMQAKMEEVQNSLNALTVEGAAGAGLVSVTLTGKGDMRAIRIDPKLADPNEVEMLQDLIMAAFADARAKVETANAEEMRKVTGGLDLPAGLKFPF
- the recR gene encoding recombination mediator RecR, coding for MGGGDVERLIQMLSRLPGLGPRSARRAALSLLRQPQTKLLPLAHAMEAAAQSVRTCSVCGTLDSTDPCSICSDPQRDHGLICVVENVGDLWALERSMVHRGTYQVLGGTLSALGGVGPDDLNTASLFARVAGGQVREVILALGATVEGATTAHWLQERLISSGVAITRVGHGVPIGGALDVLDDGTLAAALSARRPA
- a CDS encoding SDR family oxidoreductase; its protein translation is MDWPIPADIPRAALVTGGAKRIGRAMVEALAAQGFAVAIHYRSSRKEAEALLADIGGRGCVVEADLAQEAEVLSLAATVERELGPMGVLVNNASVFERDEWNDTTRESWDRHLEPNLRAPFVLTQAFANSLPKEAHGMVLNILDQRVWNLTPHFISYTVSKSALWTLTQSLALALAPRIRVNAIGPGPVLPAPGQSDAHFNTMRDKTPLGIGATPEEIARAALSLLCLPSVTGQMVALDGGQHLQWRA
- a CDS encoding FYDLN acid domain-containing protein, encoding MATPELGLKRVCVSCGARFYDLNRVPAICPKCGTEQPTDLPRPKRGGEVPPDQVKSDAKDQNDEDVDVDLDTDDDSGDDVMEDTSDLDDDDDDLSTDIEVNTDNDEHEN